TGAGCGCGCCGGCGCGGAGCACCTCGATCTCGGCGGGACGGGTCACGCCGCCGCCATCCGGACCCGCGTGCCTGGGCCCAGCCGGGCGGGCGGGTCGGCGTGGACGTCGAAGAGGACCAGCTCGGTTCGACCGACCAGCAGCCAGCCGCCGGGGGACGCGCTCGGGTAGATGCCGGCGTACGGGCCGGCCAGGGCGACCGAGCCGGCCGGCACGCGGGGGCGGGGGGTGGCCAGCCGGGGCAGCGCCAACTCGGCGGGCAGCCCGGTCAGGTAGGGGAACCCGGGGGCGAAGCCGCAGAAGGCGACCCGGAACGGGGTGCCGGTCAACCGGCGCAGTACGGCCGGCAGGTCGGTCCCCCAGTGCTCGGCGACCGCCGGCAGGTCGGGCCCGTCAAAGACGACCGGGACGACGACCTCGCCAGATTCCCGCTCGCGCATCCGTTCCGCCGCGCCTTCGGCGTCGTTGACGGCGGCGGAGACCGTTGGTGCCCAACGGGACAGCAGTTGGGCCGTGGCGGTCGGGTCGGGCAGGCCGTCGAGCAGGACGGTGCTGGCGGCCGGCACGATCTCGACGGCGGTCAGCTCGCCCCGCTCGCGGCGGCGCCACAGCTCGGCCCGCCACGCGTCGACGAGGGCGACCTGGGCCACGTCGGCGGGCGCGGAGCAGTCGAGCAGCAGGGCGTGCGCCCCGGCGGGTCGGATCCGCATCCGCTCATCCTCGCCGATGCCGTGTCGCCGGGGTGTTCACAGGGACGGTGCCGGGCGTCACCAGCGCGACTACTTGCAAGTAACCTACGGTGCCGTAACCTGATGTCGTGACCACCTCCGCCCCGCTTCGACTGAAGCCGGTCGACATCGGTAAGCCCCGGATGCGCGGCTGGCTGCACACGTACGCCTTCTTCGTCGCCC
Above is a window of Micromonospora coriariae DNA encoding:
- a CDS encoding 5-oxoprolinase subunit B family protein; this encodes MRIRPAGAHALLLDCSAPADVAQVALVDAWRAELWRRRERGELTAVEIVPAASTVLLDGLPDPTATAQLLSRWAPTVSAAVNDAEGAAERMRERESGEVVVPVVFDGPDLPAVAEHWGTDLPAVLRRLTGTPFRVAFCGFAPGFPYLTGLPAELALPRLATPRPRVPAGSVALAGPYAGIYPSASPGGWLLVGRTELVLFDVHADPPARLGPGTRVRMAAA